From a single Magnetococcales bacterium genomic region:
- a CDS encoding tetratricopeptide repeat protein has product MSIQPVLTLSIRRTDDEATPYQVSTSFNGGEPSPERAIAKAAYRQVHDVVDGYRLLFKKVAPEEMVTNTLFSAGTELFHLWLAPEWSSLAEKFPAGTPLFLTIASEAPEILNLPWEIMRPPEGQPLGLDSAFSVRRQPKSGHGLAHCCPTLAPAPLRVLFLAASPKDQPVGDLEREQGALLSAFSTLSEPIAFEGIPMGSVAELKSALSRFQPHVVHLAGPALIRKESGHFAFEDDQGMAEVLTADEMAQSLFASSGVQCVVVSGQNDNHPPPVAGVGALCQGLVAAGVPLALGWPLALSRIPESVRLFYRALAGGESLDQALFESRQGGEATQPPPSAPEWSLPAIYAASDQAHIFNAAANAPRVTPEPERLEVIPLPGMDGGYVGDFLGRRREIQQFLPGLCSGATKGVILTGLGGVGKSALAAHLCHQLEKEGLLPVAVAASPGNPITPSRVLEAFDPILKELKLADEQRFLLHHPGIGIGDRLGLLVRMMNERIATVLVLDNLDGDLIPGGGGFKDPLMGRFFFHMLTHLKGKSRLIVTSHFSPDDPDQLPEGFVHAEINSLPEACFLHTLRRDRRVASILDAHRSLGLSELIIRFAGVTPRYLSQIREALKSAPLEEMYQGINEAMKRLDEEPDSRQRGAMREAFCLDRFVSPIYETLSSKARKALSSMALVRLPLTREGIRVVSGLEAGEIDDTIQQWQEQGLIHPHGGRGESACYSVYGFLRLWLSDPARLSDETKKGVHQRAWAWLVEKWVQDLPMDRGFSRISWLAEAARQFTLLGEGSEGVGTLMEMATIDQRLGHLPAAVNWLEQGLEILGETDHGEARAAFLEKVGFLEFEQGNLPKARELLWQAVVIYRESTDQEGLARLLPWMAELVFRLGNPEGARPLYQESLEHLRSTGQQEMEGQVLHQMATLDLNSEEHDRALDGFRQSLAIKRELADKKGEAATFYQLGRLAKAKELQEDSLYLLGVCYQLDREIGDPGAEKELQLFQEIAQALGMDPETAQGVLNQVLEAYQTDGGEALINKVFGKPPKKRKVIPIVAS; this is encoded by the coding sequence ATGTCCATCCAACCTGTTTTGACCCTTTCCATCCGTCGCACCGACGATGAGGCCACGCCTTACCAGGTTTCCACCAGCTTCAATGGTGGTGAGCCTTCCCCGGAGCGGGCCATTGCCAAGGCTGCCTACCGTCAGGTTCACGATGTGGTGGATGGCTATCGTCTGCTGTTTAAAAAAGTCGCCCCCGAAGAGATGGTGACCAACACCCTCTTTAGCGCTGGCACGGAGCTTTTTCACCTCTGGCTGGCGCCTGAGTGGTCGAGCTTGGCCGAAAAATTTCCTGCCGGTACCCCACTCTTTTTGACCATCGCCTCCGAAGCGCCGGAAATCCTGAACCTGCCGTGGGAAATCATGCGGCCCCCGGAAGGGCAACCCCTGGGACTTGACTCTGCTTTCAGCGTGCGCCGTCAGCCCAAATCCGGTCACGGCCTGGCCCACTGCTGCCCCACCCTGGCTCCGGCCCCCTTGCGGGTGCTTTTTTTGGCCGCTTCGCCCAAAGATCAGCCCGTCGGGGATCTGGAACGGGAACAAGGGGCTCTGCTTTCGGCTTTCAGCACCCTTTCCGAGCCTATCGCTTTTGAGGGTATTCCCATGGGGAGCGTGGCCGAACTGAAATCAGCCCTGAGCCGTTTTCAGCCCCACGTGGTTCATCTGGCAGGTCCGGCCCTGATCCGCAAGGAGAGCGGTCACTTTGCTTTTGAGGATGACCAGGGGATGGCGGAAGTGCTCACGGCGGATGAGATGGCTCAGTCGCTGTTTGCCTCTTCTGGCGTACAGTGTGTCGTGGTTTCCGGACAGAATGACAACCATCCGCCCCCTGTCGCCGGAGTGGGTGCCCTCTGTCAGGGGTTGGTGGCCGCTGGTGTGCCTCTGGCCCTGGGTTGGCCATTGGCCCTCTCCCGGATTCCGGAATCGGTGCGGCTTTTTTATCGGGCCTTGGCCGGTGGAGAGAGCCTGGATCAGGCCCTTTTTGAGAGCCGTCAGGGGGGAGAGGCGACCCAGCCGCCCCCGTCAGCCCCGGAGTGGAGCTTGCCTGCGATCTATGCCGCATCGGATCAGGCGCACATTTTTAATGCTGCCGCCAACGCTCCCCGGGTCACCCCGGAGCCTGAACGCTTGGAGGTGATTCCCCTCCCCGGTATGGATGGGGGATATGTGGGGGATTTTCTGGGCCGCCGCCGTGAGATTCAGCAATTTTTACCGGGCCTGTGTTCCGGGGCGACCAAAGGGGTGATTTTGACCGGTCTGGGGGGGGTGGGCAAAAGCGCCCTGGCAGCCCATCTTTGCCATCAGCTGGAAAAGGAGGGTCTGCTGCCGGTCGCGGTCGCGGCCTCTCCCGGTAATCCCATCACCCCTTCCCGGGTTTTGGAAGCGTTTGATCCGATCCTGAAGGAATTGAAACTGGCGGACGAGCAGCGGTTTTTGCTCCACCATCCCGGGATCGGCATTGGTGACCGTTTGGGGCTGTTGGTGCGCATGATGAACGAGCGGATCGCGACCGTGTTGGTGCTGGATAATCTGGATGGCGATCTCATTCCAGGTGGGGGAGGATTCAAGGATCCCCTGATGGGTCGCTTTTTTTTCCACATGCTGACTCACCTGAAGGGCAAATCCCGGCTGATTGTCACCAGCCATTTTTCCCCCGATGATCCCGACCAACTGCCCGAGGGATTTGTTCATGCCGAGATCAACTCCCTGCCGGAGGCCTGTTTTCTCCATACTCTGCGCCGGGATCGTCGGGTAGCCTCGATTCTGGATGCCCACCGTTCCCTGGGTCTTTCGGAGTTGATCATCCGCTTTGCCGGGGTCACCCCCCGCTATCTGTCCCAAATTCGTGAAGCCCTGAAGAGCGCCCCCCTTGAGGAGATGTATCAGGGTATCAACGAGGCGATGAAACGGCTGGATGAGGAGCCGGATTCCCGGCAGCGAGGGGCCATGCGGGAGGCCTTTTGTCTGGATCGCTTTGTTTCACCCATTTATGAAACCCTCTCCTCCAAGGCCCGCAAAGCCCTCTCCTCCATGGCGCTGGTGCGTCTGCCCTTGACCCGGGAGGGAATTCGGGTGGTGAGCGGTTTGGAGGCGGGTGAGATTGATGACACCATCCAACAGTGGCAGGAGCAGGGGTTGATCCATCCCCATGGGGGCCGAGGTGAGTCTGCCTGTTATTCGGTTTATGGTTTTTTACGCCTCTGGCTGAGTGACCCTGCCCGACTTTCGGATGAGACCAAAAAAGGGGTCCATCAGCGTGCCTGGGCTTGGTTGGTGGAAAAATGGGTCCAGGATCTGCCCATGGATCGGGGTTTTTCCCGTATCTCCTGGTTGGCGGAAGCCGCACGCCAGTTTACCCTGCTGGGAGAAGGCAGCGAGGGGGTGGGCACTCTGATGGAGATGGCCACCATCGACCAGCGTTTGGGACATCTGCCCGCTGCGGTCAATTGGCTGGAGCAGGGGCTGGAAATTCTTGGTGAAACAGACCACGGGGAGGCCCGGGCGGCATTTCTCGAAAAAGTGGGCTTTCTGGAGTTTGAACAGGGCAACCTTCCCAAGGCCCGGGAGCTTTTGTGGCAAGCAGTGGTTATCTATCGGGAAAGCACCGATCAAGAAGGGCTCGCCAGGCTTTTGCCCTGGATGGCGGAGTTGGTTTTCCGTCTGGGCAACCCGGAAGGCGCGCGCCCCCTCTACCAGGAGTCTCTGGAACACCTGCGGTCCACCGGACAGCAGGAGATGGAGGGGCAGGTGTTGCACCAGATGGCCACTCTGGATCTTAACAGTGAGGAGCACGACAGGGCTCTGGACGGATTTCGGCAATCCCTGGCCATCAAGCGTGAGTTGGCCGATAAAAAGGGGGAAGCGGCCACTTTTTATCAATTGGGACGGCTGGCCAAGGCCAAGGAGCTGCAGGAGGATTCCCTCTACCTGTTAGGGGTGTGCTACCAGCTGGATCGGGAAATCGGTGATCCCGGGGCCGAAAAGGAGTTGCAGCTTTTCCAGGAAATCGCCCAGGCCCTCGGCATGGATCCCGAGACGGCTCAAGGGGTGCTGAATCAGGTTTTGGAAGCCTATCAGACGGATGGTGGGGAAGCACTGATCAACAAGGTGTTTGGCAAACCCCCGAAAAAACGCAAGGTGATTCCCATCGTGGCTTCATAG
- a CDS encoding amidohydrolase encodes MTLHIQNVWLPDQGLVDLQIQEGRISALSPDLSPLSRAVVIDGRGMAVVPGLVNGHTHAGMSLFRGYGDDMPLMEWLQTRIWPAEAKLTDEDVYWGSRLACLEMIRSGTVQFQDMFWQFLPAARAVEDAGLRAGVGTPMIDVAGLKQAEDCRRKALESHDQARDFSDRIRHTITPHAIYTNSEESLRWVAQFSEERQTPIHIHLSETAGEVADCLKKQGIRPAHYLDRLGLLNERTQLAHGVFLDDAELDLIARRGALLITNPVSNMKLTVGGVFPYARAAQRGIAMALGTDSAASNNSLDLFQELKTFALIQKHAAQDPTLLPAREAWGVATGAKAPMLGQSGQIAVGEKADFLLLRRGVVELTPEHDFISNLVYAATGHVVDTVVVNGQILMQDRQIPGEEEILREASERAKRLCDSD; translated from the coding sequence ATGACTCTCCACATCCAAAATGTCTGGCTGCCGGATCAAGGCCTGGTGGATTTACAGATCCAGGAAGGGCGGATATCCGCACTCAGTCCGGATCTCTCACCATTATCCCGGGCGGTTGTGATCGATGGTCGGGGAATGGCTGTGGTTCCCGGGCTGGTCAATGGCCACACCCATGCCGGCATGTCCCTCTTTCGGGGCTATGGGGATGATATGCCTCTGATGGAGTGGCTCCAAACCAGGATTTGGCCCGCTGAGGCCAAGCTCACCGATGAGGATGTCTATTGGGGCAGCCGCTTGGCGTGTCTGGAGATGATCCGTTCGGGGACGGTGCAGTTTCAGGATATGTTTTGGCAGTTTTTGCCCGCAGCCCGGGCGGTGGAGGATGCCGGGTTGCGCGCCGGGGTGGGCACCCCCATGATCGATGTGGCGGGGCTCAAACAAGCTGAGGATTGCCGGCGGAAGGCGCTGGAAAGCCATGATCAGGCCCGGGATTTTTCAGATCGAATCCGCCATACCATCACCCCCCACGCGATCTATACCAACAGCGAGGAGAGCTTGCGGTGGGTGGCACAATTTTCCGAAGAGCGGCAAACCCCCATCCATATTCACCTCTCCGAAACAGCCGGTGAGGTGGCAGATTGTCTGAAAAAACAAGGTATTCGCCCAGCCCACTATCTGGATCGGCTGGGGCTTCTCAACGAACGCACCCAGCTGGCTCATGGGGTTTTTTTGGATGACGCCGAGTTGGATCTGATCGCCCGGCGAGGGGCTCTGCTCATCACCAATCCGGTCTCCAACATGAAGCTGACCGTGGGGGGGGTGTTTCCCTATGCCCGGGCCGCCCAACGGGGGATTGCCATGGCCCTGGGCACCGACAGTGCGGCTTCCAACAACAGCCTTGATCTTTTTCAGGAACTCAAGACATTCGCCCTGATCCAAAAACATGCTGCCCAGGATCCCACTTTGCTTCCGGCTCGGGAGGCGTGGGGAGTGGCGACAGGTGCCAAAGCGCCGATGTTGGGGCAGTCGGGGCAAATCGCTGTTGGGGAAAAGGCTGATTTTTTGCTTTTACGCAGAGGGGTGGTGGAACTCACTCCGGAACACGATTTTATTTCCAATCTGGTCTATGCCGCCACCGGCCATGTGGTAGACACGGTGGTGGTAAATGGGCAAATTTTGATGCAAGATCGGCAGATTCCAGGGGAAGAGGAGATCCTTCGGGAAGCTTCCGAGCGGGCGAAAAGGCTTTGTGACAGTGATTGA
- a CDS encoding MTAP family purine nucleoside phosphorylase, which translates to MPQPEKIALIGGTGLLDANWFQQARVHWEETPHGTVTLSLGDGLCFLQRHGTHPYTPAHRVNHLAHFQALKQAGVTRIIGVGSVGSLHTDILPGTLVVPDDILALQVNLSFFDDARSHRPPAFDGAWRRDILAAWQQTDLAAPLDGGVYWQTTGPRFETPAEIRFLASHAHLVGMTIASECILAGELGIPYAAICMVDNLANGLAEEALSYAAFKGQVQHNQEKLLRCVNALLHQLMPANPTPPL; encoded by the coding sequence ATGCCCCAGCCTGAAAAAATCGCCCTTATCGGTGGCACCGGTCTTCTGGACGCCAACTGGTTCCAGCAAGCTCGGGTCCACTGGGAGGAGACCCCCCACGGTACGGTGACCCTGAGTCTTGGGGATGGGCTCTGCTTTTTGCAGCGTCACGGCACCCATCCCTACACCCCTGCCCACCGGGTCAACCACTTGGCCCACTTTCAGGCATTGAAGCAGGCGGGTGTGACCCGGATCATCGGGGTGGGCTCAGTGGGGAGTCTGCACACCGATATTCTACCCGGCACCTTGGTGGTTCCAGACGATATTCTGGCTCTACAGGTCAATCTCAGCTTTTTCGACGATGCCCGCAGCCACCGCCCACCCGCTTTTGATGGGGCTTGGCGGAGAGACATTTTGGCAGCCTGGCAGCAAACCGATCTGGCAGCGCCTCTGGATGGGGGGGTCTATTGGCAGACCACAGGCCCCCGTTTTGAAACCCCGGCTGAAATTCGTTTTTTGGCCAGCCACGCCCATCTGGTGGGGATGACCATTGCTTCCGAGTGCATCCTGGCCGGAGAGTTGGGTATTCCCTACGCCGCCATCTGTATGGTGGATAATCTGGCCAACGGTCTGGCAGAGGAGGCGCTCTCCTACGCGGCTTTCAAGGGGCAGGTGCAGCACAATCAGGAAAAACTGCTTCGCTGTGTGAACGCCCTGCTCCATCAGCTGATGCCAGCCAACCCAACCCCTCCTCTTTAA
- a CDS encoding outer membrane protein assembly factor BamE codes for MKIALPRWLLMLILTFSLAACQAVMHEKGVIIDPKAVAEIQPGLTTQLQVQELLGSPTIVNVFKKERWIYIHDRQYKNIQRTFSRVANRVEITFDNWGIVKTIHRNFGEDILDPETVPGADNRPGTSWWAWFLDWENDSAIPAFPRPEYTANWEVPTPMKDASAKSSHHISKRRPLWKRLLLIRDTPATVEKSTPPSTKFGSDEDGWWQDVWDSDPTTAQRGNTGEESPSEPEGDSKAWWPF; via the coding sequence ATGAAAATTGCTCTGCCCCGTTGGTTATTGATGCTCATTCTAACGTTCTCCCTTGCTGCCTGCCAGGCAGTGATGCACGAAAAAGGGGTGATTATCGATCCAAAGGCGGTGGCTGAAATTCAGCCGGGGCTCACCACCCAACTCCAGGTACAAGAGTTGCTGGGCTCCCCCACCATCGTCAACGTATTTAAAAAAGAGCGTTGGATTTATATCCACGACCGACAATATAAAAATATTCAGCGCACTTTTTCCCGGGTAGCCAACCGCGTGGAAATCACCTTTGACAATTGGGGGATTGTCAAAACCATCCACCGCAATTTTGGTGAAGATATTCTCGATCCCGAAACCGTTCCCGGTGCGGACAACCGCCCTGGCACCTCCTGGTGGGCGTGGTTTTTGGATTGGGAAAACGACTCGGCCATTCCCGCCTTTCCCCGTCCGGAATATACGGCCAACTGGGAAGTGCCTACCCCGATGAAGGATGCGAGTGCCAAGTCCAGCCACCACATCTCCAAGCGGCGGCCTCTCTGGAAACGCCTGCTGTTGATTCGGGACACCCCTGCCACGGTGGAAAAATCCACACCTCCTTCCACCAAATTCGGCTCCGACGAGGATGGCTGGTGGCAGGATGTTTGGGATAGCGATCCCACCACCGCCCAGCGCGGCAATACCGGTGAGGAGAGCCCGTCAGAGCCAGAGGGCGATTCTAAAGCCTGGTGGCCCTTCTAG
- a CDS encoding ubiquinol-cytochrome C chaperone family protein: MSWFRKLRQEKNQKKALHTQAMALHDQLVEQALSLSAEDGLAVEDSFDLRFDLVVLFVSAALFRLKGQGGNPRDIQARAAFKDQNDTGEIITEKNEVAKKAGSHDNKNENADSLKGETPPKEQPDQSLSQALWEITFEGFEMSLRQRGVNDVRIGARMRQIFQDATGRRNIYLSAWENGDQDALRRAIRRNVLNTRPLEDPGIDRILAALDHLAGEFPPDNPST, translated from the coding sequence ATGTCGTGGTTTCGGAAACTTCGTCAGGAAAAAAATCAAAAAAAAGCCCTTCACACCCAGGCCATGGCCCTCCACGATCAGCTGGTGGAGCAGGCTTTGAGCTTAAGCGCCGAGGATGGATTGGCCGTGGAGGACAGCTTCGATCTACGTTTTGATCTGGTGGTACTCTTTGTTTCAGCGGCTCTTTTTCGCCTGAAAGGGCAGGGGGGGAATCCCCGGGATATCCAAGCGAGAGCGGCTTTCAAAGATCAAAATGATACCGGTGAGATAATAACCGAAAAAAATGAAGTCGCAAAAAAGGCAGGCTCCCATGACAACAAAAATGAAAATGCCGATAGCCTGAAAGGGGAGACTCCCCCCAAAGAACAGCCGGATCAGAGCCTCTCCCAGGCCCTTTGGGAGATCACCTTCGAAGGTTTTGAGATGAGCTTGCGCCAACGGGGGGTCAATGATGTCCGCATCGGAGCCCGCATGCGTCAGATTTTTCAGGATGCCACAGGACGGCGCAACATCTACCTTTCAGCCTGGGAAAACGGGGACCAGGATGCCCTGCGCCGAGCCATCCGCCGCAATGTCCTCAACACCCGCCCCCTGGAAGATCCCGGCATCGACCGGATTCTTGCCGCCCTGGATCACCTGGCGGGTGAATTCCCCCCTGATAATCCATCGACTTGA
- a CDS encoding phosphoglycerate kinase, whose translation MNKRLLRDADLNGKRVFIRVDFNVPLDPNGNVREETRIRRALPSIRMALEKGGRVVLASHLGRPKGKVVPGLSLKPVAERLSQLLGQPVALAPDCVGSEVEALVNDLNPGQVLLLENVRYHGGETKNDPVLAEGFSKLADVVVNDAFGTAHRAHSSNVGVTRFAGPALAGVLMADEIAYFNRAIRNPNRPVVSILGGAKVSTKIGVIEALLDRVDKILIGGAMAFTFFKARGISVGASLVEPEMLDIAARAEAAAKQKGVELLLPVDAVAAAKLEANAETRTVAIEAIPDGWMGLDIGPKTLETFNQALEGVQTIVWNGPMGVFETPPFNHGTVELAKTVAASPAVSVVGGGDTDAAVREAGVADQISYISTGGGAFLELLEGKELPGIAALADA comes from the coding sequence ATGAACAAACGTCTTCTTCGGGACGCCGATCTCAACGGTAAACGGGTCTTCATCCGAGTGGACTTTAATGTTCCCCTGGACCCAAACGGCAACGTCCGGGAGGAGACCCGCATCCGCCGTGCCCTGCCATCGATCCGCATGGCTCTGGAAAAGGGGGGGCGGGTGGTGTTGGCCTCTCATCTGGGCCGCCCCAAAGGCAAAGTGGTGCCGGGATTATCCCTTAAGCCGGTCGCCGAACGCCTCTCCCAGCTCTTAGGTCAACCGGTGGCATTGGCTCCGGATTGCGTCGGGAGTGAGGTGGAAGCCCTGGTCAACGATCTCAACCCCGGGCAAGTGCTGCTCCTGGAAAACGTCCGCTATCACGGGGGGGAGACCAAAAATGACCCGGTGCTGGCTGAAGGGTTTTCGAAACTTGCCGATGTGGTGGTCAACGACGCCTTCGGCACCGCTCACCGGGCGCACTCTTCCAATGTCGGGGTGACCCGGTTTGCCGGTCCGGCACTGGCTGGGGTGTTGATGGCCGATGAGATCGCCTATTTCAACCGCGCCATCCGCAATCCCAACCGCCCGGTGGTCTCCATCCTGGGGGGGGCCAAGGTCTCTACCAAGATCGGCGTGATCGAAGCGCTCCTGGATCGCGTCGATAAAATTCTCATCGGTGGGGCCATGGCTTTTACCTTTTTCAAAGCCCGGGGGATTTCGGTGGGGGCCTCTCTGGTGGAGCCGGAAATGCTGGATATCGCCGCCCGGGCCGAAGCCGCTGCCAAACAAAAAGGGGTGGAGCTGCTCTTGCCGGTGGATGCCGTCGCTGCGGCCAAGCTGGAAGCCAATGCCGAAACCCGCACCGTGGCCATCGAAGCCATTCCCGATGGCTGGATGGGCCTCGATATCGGCCCCAAAACCCTGGAAACATTCAATCAGGCCCTGGAGGGGGTGCAAACCATCGTCTGGAACGGCCCCATGGGGGTGTTTGAAACCCCTCCCTTCAATCACGGCACGGTGGAACTGGCCAAAACCGTCGCAGCCAGCCCAGCGGTCTCGGTGGTGGGAGGCGGGGATACCGATGCTGCAGTGCGAGAAGCCGGGGTAGCGGATCAGATCTCCTATATTTCCACCGGCGGCGGGGCCTTCCTGGAGCTTCTGGAAGGGAAGGAACTCCCAGGTATCGCCGCGCTGGCCGACGCCTGA
- a CDS encoding glycosyltransferase family 2 protein, translated as MAAWGLSGVVIGRDEEHHLPRTFPFLKRLVDEIIYVDTGSRDRSVELARALGCRVLHQPWKDDFSAPKNLAIDQAQYPWILNVDCDEMVQITETTRANLQHHCQNPQAYGFAIQIDSVMADGKSVASQAVRLFRNDPRIRFENPIHESVAGALYRHWPRHPPRSLDLHLKHFGYQGELNREKIKRNIAILRKWHEREPDNLFGCYKLGTNLLHSGFNREGIFFLQRAFDLADQAPDKGSYPFLEKLITILYQGLTAQGEGEKAAQVLKSVRQWGSSD; from the coding sequence ATGGCGGCTTGGGGACTATCCGGGGTGGTGATTGGGCGGGATGAAGAGCATCACCTGCCCCGAACCTTCCCCTTTCTCAAGCGCCTGGTGGATGAAATCATCTATGTGGATACCGGCTCCAGGGATCGCAGTGTCGAACTGGCCCGGGCGCTGGGGTGTCGGGTGTTGCATCAGCCCTGGAAAGATGATTTTTCCGCTCCGAAAAATTTAGCCATCGACCAGGCCCAATATCCCTGGATCCTCAATGTGGACTGTGACGAAATGGTTCAGATCACGGAAACCACCCGTGCCAATCTCCAACACCACTGCCAAAATCCCCAGGCGTATGGCTTCGCCATTCAGATCGATTCGGTGATGGCCGATGGCAAAAGTGTGGCCAGCCAGGCGGTACGGCTGTTTCGCAACGATCCGCGCATTCGTTTTGAAAATCCGATCCATGAGAGTGTGGCAGGCGCCCTCTACCGCCACTGGCCCCGCCATCCCCCCCGCTCCCTGGATCTCCATCTGAAACATTTTGGCTACCAAGGTGAGCTGAATCGGGAAAAAATAAAAAGAAATATCGCCATCTTGAGGAAATGGCATGAACGGGAGCCGGACAATCTGTTTGGTTGCTACAAACTCGGCACCAACCTCCTGCACAGCGGCTTCAACCGGGAGGGCATTTTTTTCCTGCAACGCGCCTTTGATCTGGCTGACCAAGCCCCTGATAAGGGCAGCTATCCTTTCCTGGAAAAGCTGATCACTATTTTGTACCAAGGATTGACCGCCCAGGGGGAAGGGGAGAAGGCTGCCCAGGTATTGAAGAGCGTCCGCCAGTGGGGTAGCAGTGATTGA
- a CDS encoding NUDIX domain-containing protein has protein sequence MNSEKLHATDPNGHYIKTEERGILLREMQDHAKKHGDAHLAVPVVHIILTTSDGLVRLVQRGDKPENPFMWDKAVGGHVVTDDTSLSRQAFDDNAKKEIAEEIGITQITIAEDALHYQRLRHSGGFDFQREALLRLIDYDPWQGAVARVRGGEPWLKRSNTMTYAGIFDGPFRFMDGEAIAERTMAKGELLMEIRQTPWKYADGARVFMERYFHLI, from the coding sequence ATGAATTCTGAAAAGCTGCACGCAACCGACCCGAACGGCCACTATATCAAAACCGAAGAGCGTGGGATTTTGCTTCGGGAAATGCAGGATCACGCCAAAAAACACGGGGATGCCCATCTGGCGGTACCGGTGGTGCATATCATTCTTACCACCAGTGATGGTTTGGTGCGTCTGGTGCAGCGGGGAGATAAACCGGAAAACCCTTTCATGTGGGATAAGGCGGTAGGGGGCCACGTGGTCACCGACGACACCTCCCTCTCCCGACAGGCCTTCGACGACAACGCCAAAAAGGAGATCGCCGAAGAGATCGGCATCACCCAGATCACCATCGCCGAGGATGCCCTCCATTATCAGCGGCTGCGCCATTCCGGTGGTTTTGACTTTCAGCGGGAAGCCCTGCTCCGCCTGATCGATTATGATCCCTGGCAGGGGGCGGTGGCCCGGGTACGGGGGGGAGAACCCTGGCTCAAACGCTCCAACACCATGACCTATGCTGGAATTTTCGACGGGCCGTTCCGATTTATGGATGGCGAGGCCATCGCTGAACGCACGATGGCCAAGGGGGAGCTGCTGATGGAGATTCGCCAAACCCCCTGGAAATATGCCGATGGGGCGCGGGTGTTCATGGAACGCTATTTTCACCTGATTTAG
- a CDS encoding HlyC/CorC family transporter, with translation MDAVIFMKLVAILLLVVGNAFFVGSEVAITAARRSRIKQLADMGDKRAAVVKLLHDEPTRFYAVTQIGITLVSMALGYIGMDAFKVLMSPWFESFFGLFMGAEAAIHWGSISGLTMGFIIISFLHVVGGELAPKVLAYHKSEQMSCALGWMINGLYIAWTPIIWVMNHASNWLLIAVGHGDIVKTGEGGGHGHDSSTMSAEELSMVVNASSSSGAIPQDQGRMLIGVFDLEEEIVEEAMVPKPDVEGIPHTATISDTLDFFSRSKHHCYPVFEGDKIIGSVLTKRLLFFMEKNKADLNAFISRPITEIMRSDPFIFPTGTKLSQAWKDFRDNRRQLGIVVDEYGSAVGILTPADIISRLTGEFPHDEFSPRSEKVHKLEGSQWELAGSARLADLEQLLNFPFPKKTGHVTIGGLVFNKLGRVPETGDVVQLENGRIQILEIKELRIIKVLFQIMKLDSSGNWVLDETDSPEAPPLEEKSTEIEPV, from the coding sequence ATGGACGCAGTTATCTTTATGAAGTTGGTCGCCATCTTGTTGCTCGTTGTGGGCAACGCTTTTTTTGTAGGTTCAGAGGTGGCCATTACTGCGGCACGACGCAGCCGGATCAAACAGCTGGCCGATATGGGAGACAAGCGTGCAGCCGTCGTCAAGCTCCTCCATGACGAGCCGACCCGGTTTTATGCGGTCACCCAAATCGGTATCACCCTGGTCTCCATGGCCTTGGGTTACATCGGTATGGATGCCTTCAAGGTACTCATGTCCCCCTGGTTTGAAAGCTTTTTTGGCCTGTTCATGGGGGCGGAAGCCGCCATACACTGGGGTAGTATCTCCGGTTTGACCATGGGCTTCATCATCATTTCCTTCCTCCATGTCGTCGGTGGTGAGCTGGCCCCCAAAGTGTTGGCCTATCACAAGTCCGAACAGATGAGCTGCGCTTTGGGCTGGATGATCAACGGTCTCTACATCGCCTGGACTCCCATCATCTGGGTGATGAACCACGCCTCCAACTGGCTGCTGATCGCCGTTGGCCATGGAGATATCGTCAAGACCGGTGAAGGGGGAGGTCACGGTCACGACTCCTCTACCATGTCGGCGGAAGAGTTGAGCATGGTGGTCAACGCCAGCAGCTCTTCCGGTGCCATTCCCCAGGATCAGGGCCGGATGTTGATCGGGGTGTTCGATCTGGAAGAAGAGATTGTGGAAGAAGCGATGGTGCCCAAACCGGATGTGGAAGGCATTCCCCACACCGCCACCATCTCTGACACCTTGGACTTTTTCTCCAGGAGCAAACATCACTGCTATCCTGTCTTCGAGGGTGACAAGATCATAGGCTCGGTGCTCACCAAGCGCCTGCTCTTTTTTATGGAAAAAAACAAAGCTGATCTGAACGCCTTTATCAGCCGTCCCATTACAGAAATCATGCGCAGCGATCCGTTTATCTTTCCCACTGGAACCAAACTGAGCCAAGCCTGGAAGGATTTTCGGGACAATCGGCGGCAGTTGGGTATCGTGGTGGATGAATATGGCTCCGCAGTGGGCATCCTGACCCCCGCCGACATCATCTCCCGCCTGACCGGTGAGTTCCCCCACGACGAATTTTCACCCAGGAGCGAAAAGGTCCATAAGCTCGAAGGCAGTCAGTGGGAGCTGGCCGGTTCAGCCCGTCTGGCCGATCTGGAACAACTCTTGAACTTCCCCTTCCCGAAAAAGACCGGTCACGTCACCATCGGTGGTCTGGTTTTCAACAAGTTGGGTCGGGTACCGGAAACGGGAGATGTGGTACAGCTGGAAAATGGCCGCATTCAAATTCTCGAAATCAAGGAGCTGAGAATTATCAAGGTGCTCTTCCAGATCATGAAGCTGGATAGTAGCGGCAATTGGGTGCTGGATGAAACAGACAGCCCAGAAGCCCCCCCGTTGGAAGAAAAAAGCACTGAGATAGAACCTGTCTGA